Proteins from a single region of Salvelinus sp. IW2-2015 linkage group LG4p, ASM291031v2, whole genome shotgun sequence:
- the LOC111960337 gene encoding transgelin isoform X1: MANKGPQVGMANKGPSYGMSRVVQDKIDKKYDAEVEELLVQWIVAQCGSGVGKPESGKLGFQDWLKDGCVLCELINSLHKDNKPIKKIASSSMAFKQMEQISQFLTAAESYGVIKTDMFQTVDLWEGKDLAAVQRTLMSLGSVAVTKDDGNYRGDSNWFFKKAQENRREFTDDQLKAGKGVIGLQMGSNKGASQTGMSYGATRQIQ; the protein is encoded by the exons GGTCCCCAGGTAGGCATGGCCAACAAAGGTCCATCTTATGGCATGAGCCGTGTGGTGCAGGACAAGATTGACAAGAAGTACGACGCTGAGGTGGAGGAGCTTTTGGTGCAGTGGATTGTGGCCCAGTGTGGATCTGGAGTTGGGAAGCCCGAATCTGGCAAACTGGGCTTCCAGGACTGGCTTAAGGATGGATGT GTCCTGTGTGAGCTCATTAACAGCCTGCATAAGGACAACAAGCCCATCAAGAAGATAGCCAGCTCAAGCATGGCCTTCAAACAGATGGAGCAGATCTCACAGTTCCTYACTGCTGCCGAGAGCTACGGTGTCATCAAGACCGACATGTTCCAGACCGTGGACCTCTGGGAAG GGAAGGATTTGGCTGCAGTCCAGAGGACACTCATGTCCCTCGGCAGTGTGGCTGTCACCAAGGATGACGGCAATTACCGCGGCGACTCCAACTGGTTCTTCAA GAAAGCCCAGGAGAACCGGAGGGAGTTCACAGACGACCAGTTGAAGGCGGGGAAGGGTGTGATTGGCCTGCAGATGGGTTCCAACAAAGGGGCGAGCCAGACTGGCATGTCGTACGGGGCCACCCGACAGATCCAATAA
- the LOC111960337 gene encoding transgelin isoform X2 produces MANKGPSYGMSRVVQDKIDKKYDAEVEELLVQWIVAQCGSGVGKPESGKLGFQDWLKDGCVLCELINSLHKDNKPIKKIASSSMAFKQMEQISQFLTAAESYGVIKTDMFQTVDLWEGKDLAAVQRTLMSLGSVAVTKDDGNYRGDSNWFFKKAQENRREFTDDQLKAGKGVIGLQMGSNKGASQTGMSYGATRQIQ; encoded by the exons ATGGCCAACAAAGGTCCATCTTATGGCATGAGCCGTGTGGTGCAGGACAAGATTGACAAGAAGTACGACGCTGAGGTGGAGGAGCTTTTGGTGCAGTGGATTGTGGCCCAGTGTGGATCTGGAGTTGGGAAGCCCGAATCTGGCAAACTGGGCTTCCAGGACTGGCTTAAGGATGGATGT GTCCTGTGTGAGCTCATTAACAGCCTGCATAAGGACAACAAGCCCATCAAGAAGATAGCCAGCTCAAGCATGGCCTTCAAACAGATGGAGCAGATCTCACAGTTCCTYACTGCTGCCGAGAGCTACGGTGTCATCAAGACCGACATGTTCCAGACCGTGGACCTCTGGGAAG GGAAGGATTTGGCTGCAGTCCAGAGGACACTCATGTCCCTCGGCAGTGTGGCTGTCACCAAGGATGACGGCAATTACCGCGGCGACTCCAACTGGTTCTTCAA GAAAGCCCAGGAGAACCGGAGGGAGTTCACAGACGACCAGTTGAAGGCGGGGAAGGGTGTGATTGGCCTGCAGATGGGTTCCAACAAAGGGGCGAGCCAGACTGGCATGTCGTACGGGGCCACCCGACAGATCCAATAA